From a region of the Microterricola gilva genome:
- the pgsA gene encoding CDP-diacylglycerol--glycerol-3-phosphate 3-phosphatidyltransferase — MTPSDMAPATRPSNWNAPNIITVIRILLAPIFFWMLLADDGADGALRWWAAVLFIVAIGTDGIDGAIARRKNLVTDLGKILDPIADKLLTSGALVCLSILGELPWWVTAIIVVREVGITVWRFVELGRGNVVPASKGGKLKTLVQSVAISLALLPFWTVFGEWVHWVNGIAMTAAVVITVYTGVQYLVDAARLKKSSV; from the coding sequence ATGACACCCAGCGACATGGCGCCCGCCACTCGGCCGAGCAACTGGAACGCCCCGAACATCATCACCGTCATTCGGATCCTGCTCGCCCCGATCTTCTTCTGGATGCTGCTCGCCGACGACGGAGCCGATGGTGCCCTGCGGTGGTGGGCGGCCGTGCTGTTCATCGTGGCGATCGGCACAGACGGCATCGACGGCGCGATCGCGCGCCGCAAGAACCTCGTCACCGACCTCGGCAAAATCCTCGACCCGATCGCCGACAAACTGCTCACGAGCGGTGCACTCGTCTGCCTGTCGATCCTCGGCGAACTGCCCTGGTGGGTCACGGCGATCATTGTCGTGCGCGAGGTCGGCATCACCGTGTGGCGCTTCGTCGAACTCGGCCGTGGCAACGTCGTGCCGGCGTCGAAGGGCGGCAAGCTCAAGACGCTCGTGCAGTCCGTGGCCATCTCGCTCGCGTTGCTGCCGTTCTGGACCGTGTTCGGCGAGTGGGTGCACTGGGTCAACGGCATCGCCATGACGGCGGCCGTCGTGATCACCGTGTACACGGGGGTGCAGTACCTCGTCGACGCGGCACGCCTGAAGAAGAGCAGTGTCTGA
- a CDS encoding CinA family protein, with the protein MVADAAARVIAELTQRGETLGVAESLTGGLLAAELVNVPGASAVFRGGVVAYDTAIKGSVLGVDATLLAERGAVDAEVARQMADRVRAVLAVDGRSAEYGLATTGVAGPDPQDGQPPGTVFIAVASAAGVTVSRLRLDGDRAAIRAATVQAALALLADGLGLTPRP; encoded by the coding sequence ATCGTCGCGGATGCCGCAGCGCGCGTCATCGCGGAGCTCACCCAACGCGGGGAGACGCTCGGCGTCGCCGAGTCGCTGACCGGCGGGCTCCTCGCCGCCGAGCTCGTGAACGTCCCAGGCGCCTCCGCCGTCTTCCGCGGCGGCGTTGTGGCCTACGACACCGCGATCAAGGGCAGCGTGCTCGGTGTCGATGCCACACTGCTCGCCGAGCGTGGAGCCGTTGACGCCGAGGTGGCGCGCCAGATGGCTGATCGCGTGCGTGCGGTGCTCGCCGTCGATGGGCGGAGCGCCGAATACGGCCTGGCGACGACCGGAGTCGCCGGCCCCGACCCGCAGGACGGCCAGCCGCCCGGCACCGTCTTCATCGCCGTGGCCTCGGCCGCCGGCGTCACCGTCAGTCGGCTCCGACTCGACGGCGACCGCGCCGCCATCCGGGCGGCGACCGTGCAGGCCGCACTCGCCCTGCTCGCCGATGGACTCGGCCTCACGCCACGTCCCTAG